Sequence from the Pseudocalidococcus azoricus BACA0444 genome:
AAACTCCCCACTTTAAGTCTCCTTGCAACATTCCTGTCCAAGTGATGCGATTTGCAATTCCTAAATTTTCCGCTAATTTTTCCAAATCAGATTGCCACCCCGTTTGATCAGGGCCAGCCATGACTAAATGAAACCTCTCATCGTGATTACAAATTTTGGCAAAGGCCTGGATAAGCAAATCACAGCCTTTTTTGACATGAATCCGGCTCAAGAACAGAACGAGTCGTTTATTGAGTAGATGGGGAAATTTTTCAGAAAATAATCGAGATTGAATATCTGGATTCCCTGTAGGTGCAGCGGTTCCATAGGCAACAACTTTTTCTCGACATTGATACAGCCAAAATGATTGACGGGCAAGAACCTTTTCGGCTTCAGAGGTAAAAAGAACGGCTTTGGCATCTCGCAGTACTCGATAGTCTGCCCAGGGCCAATACAGCCATTTTTTCAAATGTTTGAATGGATACGTCCGCTTAAACCAAGGATCTAGCATCCCATGGGTAAACACAAAATAGGGAACCGAACTACGATGCAAAGCTAGCCAAGTTCCAAAGCTATTAAACTGCCAAATCCCATTAATAATCACACAGTCATAGTTTTTTGCATTTTTTTTCAACCAGGGAACAAGCTTAGAACTATATCCATATCCGGTCAGGCCTGGGCCAAGAGGATAAACTTTGACTGGTAGATTTTCCAAAAAATCAGCATTTGGTGCATCTAAACTAACAATTTTGATCAGATGTCCCCACTGCTTTAAGACAAGCCCACGGGCAATTACCCCAGAAATTGGCCCACCACCTTTGGGATTGACAGATCGAATACAGTGGAGTATCTTCATTTTTTCGTGAAAACAAGCGTCATCATACTGTCTGCAACTTTTGATTGAGTTATCTACTCAAAATTGAGTTATCTACTCAAACTTGATCATCAATAATTTTTTGATACAGTTCTAGATATTCATTTATCATTCTTTTTGTAGTAAATTTTTTTGTATTTTCATACCCTTCCCTAATCATTTGTTCTCGAGTTTGTTGATCATGTATTGCTTTCTCAAGTAATCGCGCCAACTCCTTTTCATTCTCAGCAGGCGCTGTTAAAGCTCCACAAGCAGCAACTTCTGCTAAGGCACCATTATTACTACACACAACCGGACATCCACAAGCCTGAGCTTCAATCACTGGCCAACCAAAGCCTTCATCAAGAGATGGAAACAATAGGGCCTGGGCAGCTGAATACAAGGCTTCAAGTTGTTCATTGGTGGGTTTGATACATTCAATTACTTTTTCTTTTAGTCCCAACTCATGAATATATTGCTTTAAGGAGTGTGATAATGGCTTGCCAGCTAATACCAATTTAACTTGAGACGCTGGATTCTGTTTAAGGTAAAGAGAGTAAATTCGGAGCAGTCCCGGGCGATTTTTGTACCATTTCTCATCACCAATATGAAGAATAAAAGGGAATAGGGTTAAATCTGATAGCTCACTTAATCGATATTGAATATTTTCTTTTTCAAGCTTGTGATAACTGAAGTTCTGTCCCGAGTAAATTACTTGTGTTTGAGAATCATTTAATTTGACTAAAGATATCAAGGCCTGTCGGGTTGCTTCAGAAACACAAGCGGCAAATTTTACTTGTGATAAAGCACTGGCAATCAAATTCTGAAATATACGACCACTTCTTAATGTAGGATTCTCCGGAACTAGACCTAATGCAGAACGTATAGCTAATAAGTCATGGCATGTCACCAAGTGCTTTTTGTATTTGATGTACGGGATAAGCATGGCATTTCCGTGATCGCAAAGATGAATAATATCTGCCTTTATATAAAATAGTTTTAGTGAGAATAGAAAAAATTTGTCAATGTATCCTAACCATTTACCTAAGCCTTGATGAGGCTTACCAAAACGACCCAAAATTATTGGTGGATGAATAATTTTAACATCATGACCAATATCTTGATAATTTTTGTAGAGTAGGCGCGCAAAACGTAACATACTCTCTTGTCCGTCAGGAATATAGTTACTAATGAGGACAATTTTCATGCTAATGTTTTAAACATAGATTAATAATTATAGAACTGAATCTACCATACGTTTTGCAATTTCCTTGAGTGATGTTTGGGCCTGCCAGTTGAGTTTTACAGCTGCTTTGGCTGGGTTACCGCAGCTGTAGGCAATATCTGTTGGACGAAATAGATCGGAGTCACTGATCACGTGCTCTTGCCAATCTAGGCTCAAGTATTCAAAAACATAGGTAATAAATTGTTCCAATGAGTGACTCTTTCCGGTAGCAATCACATAATCTTCTGGTTCAGTTTGTTGTAGCATTCTGTACATGGCCTGGACATATTCAGGTGCCCACCCCCAATCACGCACAATCTTTAAATTACCTAATCTTAGTTTTTCTGATGTTCCACGAGTAATATCGCAAGCAGACTGAACAATCTTCTGCGTAACAAATCGCTTGGGGCGAAGGGGTGACTCGTGATTAAATAAAATCCCTGAACAAGCATAAAGATGATAAGCCTCACGATAATTTGCAACTTGCCAAAATGCAGCAGACTTAGCTACAGCATAGGGGCTGCGAGGGCGAAAGGGAGTTATTTCATCTGCAGGGAGTTGATCAGTATCTCCAAAACATTCACTAGAACCTGCATTGTAGAGCTTGATTTCTGGGTTAAAAAAGCGAATAGCCTCTAATAAATTAAGAGTTCCTAAGGAAATACTCTCCATTGTCTCTACAGGTTGCTCAAAAGACAAGCCAACTGATGTTTGTCCAGCTAGGTTGTAGATTTCATCGGGTTGTACTCGGCTCAAAACCTGCAAAACACTTCTAAAATCATTCAGTGACATAGAGTATAAACAAACTTTATCTCTTATGCCCAACTTAACTAGATTACCAAGTGTACTAACTTGAGCATCGCGAGACGTTCCAAAAACTTTATAACCTTTATTTAATAAAAGTTCAGCTAGATATGATCCATCTTGACCAGCTATTCCACAAACTAAAGCATGTTTCATAAGGCCTTAGAATCAACCCGTATAGCTTTAATCTCATCATACCTTTCCTCATTCATATTATTTAGAGCAGCTAGACATAATCCCCCTCCTAAAACCATAAACCCCAGAGTTGTTGGTTGACCAATCTGCCCATTAAGAATACCAGGCGCAGCAAATAAAAAAAGTAACAGCGGCAAAGAATTGCCAATTGCAGCAGCTTTAAGAGACAACCAGGCCATATTTAAGAGAATGAGAACCCTTAAAAGAATGAACACAAAACCAAAGTAGATGCCAGATTCTAAAATCACCCTTGCCCACTCTCCTTCTGCCAGTAAAAAGGTTGCCTCACCTGTTATGAGAATAGAAGCAAAGTTAGTTCCTAGACCCAATCCATATCCCAATAAAGGCACCAAGTCAATCACATCAAATACACCTAGGAAGTCCTCAGCAACTCGTGAAGGTAAATCAGCACCAACATCTGCATTATAAGAGCGCGAGACATTTTCTAAACGTTGGCTAAAGATATCTAAACCTTCGGAAAAAGCTGGAATATAACTCAGGAAGAAAAGGCTAGTAAGAGCAGAAACAAAAACCATTGGAATCCGCTTACCTGATACTGGATTTAATAGAAACTGGATTGGTAATGCTATAAAAATAAGTAAACAACCAATTACTGAGGTACGGCTTGTTGACACGCCTAGTGCTAAGGGAATGGAAATCGCTGCGCCAAGAAGTAGCCACTTGGGGTATGTTTTCGGTGTGAGTAGACCCCAAAGCATGAAAGATGTTGAAAAAGCTAAAAACTGGGCTGCACCCGAAATAAAAGAAAACAGGCCTGGCGGTCTAATTTTGTTACCCACTCCAACTATTTGTCCAACTTCATCTCCCATTGTCCCTGCATTAATAAAGGCTGTGGGGGGTGAAGAAAATTGCATTATCATGGTTATTGCAATGACAGGTGACAATAGTAGAACCCATTTGCCCATTTCCTTGACATCAGATATTGTAAAGATTGAAGGAATTATGTAAATTAACGGTAAATGTAAAAAGTAAACTCGCCAGCCAAAAATTGTGATGAACAAGTTAGCTTCAGGATTCGTAAGGAGCTGCAAAAACCCAAGAATAATAAATATAAAACCAAGAAATAAAACTAAATTCATTATAAATCGTTTGGGGAAGCAACCAGCACGCATAGCAAAGAAATAAATTGCTAGCACGACAGGATCTCGGATGATTAAAAGAGGGCCAGAAAGACCTGGAAAAATCCACTTGCGGATTGCGCCTTCAAAAATTAGCAGCCAAAAATATGACCAAATTGCCAGCTTAACAAGCTTAAAATTTTTATCTATAGAATTCATGGATGCTAACTTATTAATGTTAACTACATGGCAGAAAGGACTAAGCTGACTATCTTTTTAGAATACTTTTCCCACGTTAAGGCTTTCGCTTTATTAAACGCAGCATAGCTCATTTTAGGTATCTTATCGCGATTGTCAGCAAACCAGGTCAACTTTTCAGCAATGCTCTCCGGTGAACGGATTGGAACCAAAAAACCTGTAACACCATCTTCAACCAAGTCATCCGCTCCAGCATTATAAGTTGTAATCAATGGAAGACCAGAGATCATTGCTTCTTGTTGAACTAGGGCGCGACCTTCTACAATCGAGGGAAACAGAAAAACATCACAAGTACGCATAAGTTTTAAGACTTCAGAGTGGGGGCGAGGAGAAAAATATTGAAAATTTGGAAACTCTTCTTTATAAAATTTCATTGAAACAACAGGAGATCCCAAAACTAATAATTCTATGTCATAACGTTTTAGCAGCCTAAACGCAGCAAATATATCGGCTAAACCCTTGCGCTGAGTCATTGAGCCGACAAAGAGAACTCTCAAAGGCACACCTTTGTTTAGATATTGAAAATCGTGTTGCGATAGATTAAGTTGAGGAGAACCAAATTCAGAGACAAGAATTTTTTTGGAGTCAACAATATTTTGTGGTAGAGAATCCCTGACAAATTTACTGGGACAAATTACATAGTTAGCTAGTTGTAGTTCTTGGGTTTTACGCTCTAACTTGGCCGAAGAATTACGAGTCCCGATTAGTGTAGACTCCCATTGTGGATATCGAGCTGCTTCTTCTTGCAACAATTTTAGGCTGGTTTCCCAGTAGGCAATCGGTAGATCATAAAAACAGGTTATCCCCTTTTGCCTTGCAGTCTTAAACGTTTGTAACGCACCATCTTCATAACAATAGACAGCTTGAATGGAACCTACTTTGGTATCTTGAGATAGATATTCACTAATATTCTGATCTAGATCCTGATACACGGCATCAATGCAAGC
This genomic interval carries:
- a CDS encoding glycosyltransferase family 4 protein translates to MKIVLISNYIPDGQESMLRFARLLYKNYQDIGHDVKIIHPPIILGRFGKPHQGLGKWLGYIDKFFLFSLKLFYIKADIIHLCDHGNAMLIPYIKYKKHLVTCHDLLAIRSALGLVPENPTLRSGRIFQNLIASALSQVKFAACVSEATRQALISLVKLNDSQTQVIYSGQNFSYHKLEKENIQYRLSELSDLTLFPFILHIGDEKWYKNRPGLLRIYSLYLKQNPASQVKLVLAGKPLSHSLKQYIHELGLKEKVIECIKPTNEQLEALYSAAQALLFPSLDEGFGWPVIEAQACGCPVVCSNNGALAEVAACGALTAPAENEKELARLLEKAIHDQQTREQMIREGYENTKKFTTKRMINEYLELYQKIIDDQV
- a CDS encoding glycosyltransferase, which produces MKILHCIRSVNPKGGGPISGVIARGLVLKQWGHLIKIVSLDAPNADFLENLPVKVYPLGPGLTGYGYSSKLVPWLKKNAKNYDCVIINGIWQFNSFGTWLALHRSSVPYFVFTHGMLDPWFKRTYPFKHLKKWLYWPWADYRVLRDAKAVLFTSEAEKVLARQSFWLYQCREKVVAYGTAAPTGNPDIQSRLFSEKFPHLLNKRLVLFLSRIHVKKGCDLLIQAFAKICNHDERFHLVMAGPDQTGWQSDLEKLAENLGIANRITWTGMLQGDLKWGVFHSAEVFCLPSHQENFGIAVAEALACGLPVLISDQINIWQEIEADQAGFVAPDTLAGTIELLTRWLNLPNDDKLQMRQNAQACFLSRFEIHQATESFLETIHSYLDQPSIH
- a CDS encoding GDP-mannose 4,6-dehydratase, which gives rise to MKHALVCGIAGQDGSYLAELLLNKGYKVFGTSRDAQVSTLGNLVKLGIRDKVCLYSMSLNDFRSVLQVLSRVQPDEIYNLAGQTSVGLSFEQPVETMESISLGTLNLLEAIRFFNPEIKLYNAGSSECFGDTDQLPADEITPFRPRSPYAVAKSAAFWQVANYREAYHLYACSGILFNHESPLRPKRFVTQKIVQSACDITRGTSEKLRLGNLKIVRDWGWAPEYVQAMYRMLQQTEPEDYVIATGKSHSLEQFITYVFEYLSLDWQEHVISDSDLFRPTDIAYSCGNPAKAAVKLNWQAQTSLKEIAKRMVDSVL
- a CDS encoding glycosyltransferase family 4 protein, with the protein product MFIISHPTGNTFSRSLLKELEDEDLDFLFFTTLSVDEKSRLLSFLPSFVRAEILRRNFSITPHHIRTRPFREIIRLIAPKLGAHFLIKHETGFACIDAVYQDLDQNISEYLSQDTKVGSIQAVYCYEDGALQTFKTARQKGITCFYDLPIAYWETSLKLLQEEAARYPQWESTLIGTRNSSAKLERKTQELQLANYVICPSKFVRDSLPQNIVDSKKILVSEFGSPQLNLSQHDFQYLNKGVPLRVLFVGSMTQRKGLADIFAAFRLLKRYDIELLVLGSPVVSMKFYKEEFPNFQYFSPRPHSEVLKLMRTCDVFLFPSIVEGRALVQQEAMISGLPLITTYNAGADDLVEDGVTGFLVPIRSPESIAEKLTWFADNRDKIPKMSYAAFNKAKALTWEKYSKKIVSLVLSAM